One genomic region from Halorussus rarus encodes:
- a CDS encoding coiled-coil domain-containing protein: protein MSLYRALLLALIVVGGAVTAGVAAGATVHDGAERVADDTADRDGAERTASPVPADVDAAEVRAGAAAQDAANNSTGGSALGADISAFMQTSAAEVDGAVETGMWGAAFNGTENRSERVRLVERRTEELNSTLAELRERKAELVAERAAGNASEAAYKAKISGLVGRINALESAVDATADRAEEVGVDPEALGTLRTATANLSGPELAAVARNVTGVGTTPVAPGNGRAGPANGERPGAGNANGTGNGLGLENGTDLGNGTAVGDGDRPGVGSEDAAGNATGANGAGVGSEGNNVTNVGNGNRGAGQSGDGDPPSRRGNGDGNASSGGPGSDGTPAGAADGVRSTVAAVDGPTETVLATVTATPGLFGHVSTALEAPAVAPAA, encoded by the coding sequence ATGAGCCTCTACCGAGCCCTCCTGCTGGCGCTGATCGTCGTCGGCGGCGCGGTGACCGCCGGCGTCGCGGCGGGCGCGACGGTCCACGATGGCGCGGAGCGCGTCGCGGACGATACCGCCGACCGCGACGGCGCCGAGCGCACCGCCTCGCCGGTCCCCGCAGACGTCGACGCTGCCGAGGTCCGGGCCGGCGCCGCCGCCCAGGACGCGGCGAACAACTCCACCGGCGGCTCGGCACTGGGCGCGGACATCTCGGCGTTCATGCAGACGAGCGCCGCGGAGGTCGACGGCGCGGTCGAGACCGGCATGTGGGGCGCGGCGTTCAACGGCACCGAGAACCGGTCGGAGCGCGTCCGGCTCGTCGAGCGCCGGACCGAGGAGCTCAATTCGACGCTGGCCGAACTCCGGGAGCGCAAGGCCGAACTCGTCGCCGAGCGCGCCGCCGGCAACGCGAGCGAGGCGGCGTACAAGGCCAAGATAAGCGGCCTCGTCGGCCGGATCAACGCGCTCGAATCGGCCGTCGACGCCACCGCGGACCGCGCCGAGGAGGTCGGCGTCGACCCCGAGGCGCTCGGCACGCTCCGGACCGCGACCGCGAACCTGTCCGGGCCCGAGCTCGCGGCGGTCGCGCGCAACGTGACCGGCGTCGGCACCACCCCCGTCGCTCCAGGAAACGGCCGGGCCGGCCCGGCGAACGGCGAGCGGCCCGGCGCCGGCAACGCCAACGGAACCGGCAACGGGCTCGGCCTCGAGAACGGCACCGACCTCGGGAACGGGACCGCCGTCGGCGACGGAGACCGACCCGGCGTCGGTAGCGAGGACGCCGCGGGCAACGCCACCGGAGCGAACGGCGCCGGCGTGGGCTCCGAGGGTAACAACGTCACGAACGTCGGTAACGGCAACAGGGGTGCGGGACAGAGCGGCGACGGCGACCCGCCGAGTCGCCGCGGCAACGGCGACGGGAACGCCAGCAGCGGCGGACCGGGCAGCGACGGAACGCCCGCCGGCGCGGCCGACGGCGTCCGGAGCACGGTCGCGGCGGTCGACGGCCCGACCGAGACGGTCCTGGCGACCGTCACCGCGACTCCCGGCCTCTTCGGTCACGTCTCGACCGCGCTCGAAGCGCCCGCCGTCGCGCCGGCCGCGTAG
- a CDS encoding ArsR/SmtB family transcription factor, protein MDSAELLDILGNENRRRILRLLARRPCYVTEISEYLGVSPKAVIDHLRKLEDAGLVESRTDDQRRKYFSISRNLRLEVSVSPYEFGMKSAYPASANLDASRWRYVSLNVQLDAAEADERSDESGADAGIESGEPESEPDDAAETESVDSPENERAEDASAESDGDDAADGTATDLASELDELRQLQRELSLAQRWVHGRIADVQDRLGDAVDGDGEARLRADALAAVAGGATTVAEVSRAVEAPEHAVEASLVELADRGFVDRTDDGEWTLAE, encoded by the coding sequence ATGGACTCCGCCGAGCTACTCGACATCCTCGGGAACGAGAACCGGAGGCGCATCCTCCGACTGCTCGCCCGACGACCCTGTTACGTCACCGAGATCAGCGAGTACCTCGGCGTCAGCCCGAAGGCCGTCATCGACCACCTCCGGAAGCTCGAGGACGCCGGGCTGGTCGAGAGCCGGACCGACGACCAGCGCCGGAAGTACTTCTCGATCTCGCGCAACCTCCGGCTGGAGGTCAGCGTCTCGCCCTACGAGTTCGGGATGAAGAGCGCCTACCCCGCGAGCGCGAACCTCGACGCAAGCCGGTGGCGCTACGTCTCGCTCAACGTCCAGCTCGACGCCGCCGAGGCCGACGAACGGTCGGACGAGTCGGGCGCGGACGCCGGAATCGAGTCCGGAGAGCCCGAGAGCGAACCGGACGACGCCGCCGAGACCGAGTCGGTCGACAGTCCCGAGAACGAGCGAGCAGAGGACGCCAGCGCCGAGAGCGACGGGGACGACGCCGCGGACGGGACGGCAACCGACCTCGCGTCGGAGCTCGACGAGCTCAGGCAGCTCCAGCGCGAGCTGTCGCTGGCCCAGCGGTGGGTCCACGGCCGCATCGCCGACGTGCAGGACCGGCTCGGCGACGCGGTCGACGGCGACGGGGAGGCCCGGCTCCGAGCCGACGCGCTGGCGGCCGTCGCGGGCGGCGCGACCACCGTCGCGGAGGTGAGCCGGGCGGTCGAGGCCCCCGAGCACGCCGTCGAGGCGTCGCTGGTCGAACTGGCCGACCGGGGGTTCGTCGACCGGACCGACGACGGGGAGTGGACGCTCGCGGAGTGA
- the gatD gene encoding Glu-tRNA(Gln) amidotransferase subunit GatD produces MNPGDRVRVQRADQTYEGVLLPSSTSQNLVVKLEGGYNVGIDRDDADVDVLETDVYDIDAGETDEESAVEFDPDLPTISLISTGGTIASTVDYRTGAVTAQFDAEDVLRAVPDLAGRANYRGRVVTNILSENMTPDVWRELAEAVREEIEAGADGVVVMHGTDTMQFTASALSFMLDTPVPVVFTGSQRSADRPSSDNVMNAVCAVEAAKADAAEVLVCMHATESDDVCALHRGTRVRKNHTSRRDAFETVGRSPLGEAAYGGGDVEISFRRAHGERGETDLDLSPDLDPDVELVKFTPGTDESILDLADGKDGLVLEGTGLGHVHTDWIPRIGELVDNGTTVVMTSQCLRGRVCDRVYDTGRDLLDAGVVEAGDTLPGTAKVKLMWALENSADPAETMREPVAGELTERSVPWE; encoded by the coding sequence ATGAATCCCGGCGACCGCGTCCGCGTCCAGCGGGCCGACCAGACCTACGAGGGCGTCCTGCTCCCCTCCTCGACGAGCCAGAACCTCGTCGTCAAGCTGGAGGGCGGCTACAACGTCGGAATCGACCGCGACGACGCCGACGTCGACGTGCTCGAGACCGACGTCTACGACATCGACGCCGGCGAGACCGACGAGGAGTCGGCGGTGGAGTTCGACCCCGACCTCCCGACCATCTCGCTCATCTCGACCGGCGGCACCATCGCCTCGACCGTCGACTACCGGACCGGCGCCGTGACCGCCCAGTTCGACGCCGAGGACGTGCTCCGGGCGGTCCCGGACCTCGCGGGCCGGGCCAACTACCGGGGCCGCGTGGTGACCAACATCCTCAGCGAGAACATGACCCCCGACGTGTGGCGTGAGCTCGCCGAGGCCGTCCGCGAGGAGATCGAGGCCGGCGCCGACGGCGTGGTCGTGATGCACGGCACCGACACGATGCAGTTCACCGCGAGCGCCCTCTCGTTCATGCTCGACACCCCCGTTCCCGTCGTGTTCACCGGGAGCCAGCGGTCGGCCGACCGGCCGTCCTCGGACAACGTGATGAACGCGGTCTGCGCGGTCGAGGCCGCCAAGGCCGACGCCGCGGAGGTGCTGGTCTGCATGCACGCGACCGAGAGCGACGACGTCTGCGCGCTCCACCGCGGGACGCGGGTCCGCAAGAACCACACCTCGCGCCGCGACGCCTTCGAGACGGTGGGCCGCAGCCCCCTCGGCGAGGCCGCGTACGGCGGCGGCGACGTCGAGATAAGCTTCCGGCGCGCTCACGGCGAGCGCGGCGAGACGGACCTCGACCTCTCGCCCGACCTCGACCCCGACGTGGAGCTGGTCAAGTTCACGCCCGGCACCGACGAGTCGATCCTCGACCTCGCGGATGGCAAGGACGGACTCGTGCTGGAGGGCACGGGCCTGGGCCACGTCCACACCGACTGGATCCCCCGCATCGGGGAACTGGTCGACAACGGGACGACAGTGGTCATGACCAGCCAGTGCCTCCGGGGCCGGGTCTGCGACCGGGTGTACGACACCGGCCGGGACCTGCTCGACGCGGGCGTCGTGGAAGCCGGCGACACGCTCCCCGGCACCGCGAAGGTGAAGCTGATGTGGGCGCTGGAGAACAGCGCCGACCCCGCCGAGACGATGCGCGAGCCCGTCGCGGGCGAACTGACCGAGCGCTCGGTGCCCTGGGAGTGA
- a CDS encoding GNAT family N-acetyltransferase encodes MSGTHVSVDVRAARHDDYEDIEAFTTNTWPERDGGDYIPDVYHDWIEGDRRRTAVAEVGGEVAGIAQCVMLSEWEAWCQGMRVNPEFRGRGVSVAVTEDLFDWAREQGATVARNMVFSWNVAGLGQSRAAGFDPATEFRWAHPEPRPDSGRGSTDGSDAETTADPNAAWRFWTDSDARDRLGGLALDPEETWAVSQLTREHLRAAADEDGLFVVQDDGTRGFAHRVREYERQAGDDDGSEKTERWVEYGVGAWADAEGARAVLDAVARDAADRGADRTRVLIPESVRHVSDVAYCRVEVSDEPDFVLGADLTR; translated from the coding sequence GTGAGCGGCACGCACGTCAGCGTCGACGTCAGAGCGGCGCGTCACGACGACTACGAGGACATCGAGGCGTTCACCACGAACACCTGGCCCGAGCGCGACGGCGGCGACTACATCCCGGACGTCTACCACGACTGGATCGAGGGCGACCGCCGCCGGACCGCAGTCGCCGAGGTCGGCGGCGAGGTGGCCGGCATCGCCCAGTGCGTCATGCTCTCGGAGTGGGAGGCGTGGTGTCAGGGGATGCGCGTGAACCCGGAGTTCCGCGGCCGGGGCGTCAGCGTCGCGGTCACCGAGGACCTCTTCGACTGGGCGCGCGAGCAGGGTGCGACCGTCGCCCGGAACATGGTCTTCTCGTGGAACGTGGCCGGCCTGGGCCAGTCGCGGGCCGCCGGCTTCGACCCCGCGACCGAGTTCCGGTGGGCCCACCCCGAGCCCCGTCCCGACTCCGGCCGGGGTTCGACCGACGGGAGCGACGCCGAGACGACGGCGGACCCGAACGCGGCGTGGCGGTTCTGGACCGACAGCGACGCCCGCGACCGACTCGGCGGGCTCGCGCTCGACCCGGAGGAGACGTGGGCGGTCTCGCAGCTCACCCGCGAGCACCTCCGGGCCGCGGCCGACGAGGACGGCCTGTTCGTCGTCCAGGACGACGGCACGCGCGGGTTCGCCCACCGCGTCCGCGAGTACGAGCGGCAGGCCGGCGACGACGACGGCTCGGAGAAGACCGAACGGTGGGTCGAGTACGGCGTCGGCGCGTGGGCCGACGCCGAGGGCGCGCGGGCGGTCCTCGACGCGGTCGCCCGCGACGCCGCCGACCGGGGCGCCGACCGGACCCGGGTCCTGATCCCCGAGTCGGTCCGCCACGTCAGCGACGTCGCGTACTGCCGGGTCGAGGTGTCGGACGAGCCCGACTTCGTGCTGGGCGCGGACCTGACCCGGTAG
- a CDS encoding ubiquitin-like small modifier protein 1, whose product MEWKLFADLAEIAGGKRVDVDADPGETVGAALAALVADHPGLEDRIYDEEGDLRDHINVLRNGTNVHAEDGLDTELDDGDELALFPPVSGGSVTAP is encoded by the coding sequence ATGGAGTGGAAGCTGTTCGCGGACCTCGCCGAGATCGCCGGCGGCAAGCGGGTCGACGTCGACGCCGACCCCGGCGAGACGGTCGGGGCGGCGCTCGCGGCGCTGGTCGCCGACCACCCCGGCCTGGAGGACCGAATCTACGACGAGGAGGGCGACCTGCGCGACCACATCAACGTCCTCCGGAACGGGACGAACGTCCACGCCGAGGACGGCCTCGACACCGAGCTCGACGACGGCGACGAGCTCGCGCTGTTCCCGCCGGTCAGCGGCGGGTCCGTAACCGCGCCCTGA